In Desulfomonile tiedjei DSM 6799, a genomic segment contains:
- a CDS encoding CoA-binding protein codes for MRLDRMFAPRSIAVIGAGDTPDKVGHAIMDSIVTGEFPGNVYPVHPRHESILGYKVFKKLEDLPEVPDLAVIALNQHSSVDIAARLRDMGVGGASLVAGGYAEMGAHGLELQAKLQQAAGDMPIVGPNTLGFLNARAKLNVTFYPRVLNPGYVSFLSQSGGIGLGFKGRADDEGLGIAKWIGVGNRLNLEFHTLIEYLKDDPDTRVIGLFTEGTSDPRALMKQIAETTPHKPVLVYKGGLGSDADRVTVTHTGAAAGEMRIWEGALQQAGARTVSSVWEMIALCKALAIGRIPLGKRIAIFTHTAGPSIVAWDVLMKEPGCVLSELAASTLERIAGILGPSVPVVHKNPVDGAAGAFLTKPFHDIAEAILMDDSVDALLAIFCEHKNWVYPSEELIELAHRFPKPIVACFIGTIRKIEPDRKRLHEAGIPTYVQPEDAAMGLRALLERLNISEARSGNSGSRHPLLGVTSA; via the coding sequence ATGCGGCTTGACAGAATGTTCGCTCCGCGGTCCATCGCGGTAATCGGAGCAGGAGACACTCCCGATAAAGTGGGCCATGCAATTATGGACAGCATTGTTACCGGGGAATTTCCGGGCAACGTCTACCCTGTGCATCCCAGACACGAGAGTATTCTGGGTTACAAGGTGTTCAAAAAACTCGAAGATCTCCCCGAAGTCCCGGATCTCGCAGTAATCGCGCTGAATCAGCATTCCAGCGTGGACATTGCTGCCAGGCTACGAGACATGGGAGTTGGCGGAGCAAGCCTTGTTGCAGGCGGTTATGCCGAAATGGGCGCGCATGGGCTCGAGCTTCAGGCAAAGCTGCAACAAGCAGCGGGAGACATGCCCATTGTGGGGCCGAATACCCTTGGATTCCTGAATGCCAGGGCAAAACTCAATGTGACCTTTTATCCGCGTGTTCTCAATCCCGGATACGTCTCCTTTCTCAGCCAGAGTGGCGGAATAGGCCTTGGATTCAAAGGTCGCGCTGACGACGAAGGTCTTGGTATAGCCAAATGGATTGGTGTGGGAAACCGCTTGAATCTCGAATTTCACACGCTTATCGAATACTTGAAAGACGATCCTGACACCCGGGTGATCGGATTATTCACTGAAGGAACATCCGACCCCCGTGCCCTCATGAAACAAATCGCCGAAACCACACCGCACAAACCTGTTTTGGTGTACAAGGGAGGTCTTGGCAGTGATGCGGACCGTGTGACAGTGACTCACACCGGTGCGGCAGCAGGAGAGATGCGTATCTGGGAAGGCGCTCTTCAACAAGCAGGAGCAAGAACGGTCTCCTCAGTATGGGAGATGATTGCTCTCTGCAAGGCGCTTGCGATTGGGAGAATTCCTTTAGGAAAGAGGATTGCTATTTTCACTCATACTGCGGGCCCCAGCATCGTCGCGTGGGATGTGCTCATGAAAGAACCGGGGTGCGTTCTGTCCGAATTGGCTGCGTCTACCCTGGAAAGAATAGCAGGGATTCTCGGGCCGAGCGTTCCGGTTGTACACAAAAATCCAGTGGACGGTGCTGCTGGAGCATTCCTGACGAAACCGTTTCACGACATAGCAGAAGCAATTCTCATGGACGATTCCGTAGACGCGCTCCTGGCAATATTTTGCGAACACAAGAATTGGGTGTATCCTTCTGAGGAACTCATTGAGCTAGCACATCGCTTTCCCAAGCCTATTGTGGCATGCTTCATTGGTACGATCCGCAAAATCGAGCCGGATCGCAAGAGGCTCCATGAGGCGGGAATCCCCACGTACGTTCAACCCGAGGATGCAGCAATGGGTTTGCGTGCACTCCTGGAAAGACTGAATATCTCCGAGGCAAGGTCCGGAAACAGCGGCAGCCGGCATCCCCTTCTGGGCGTGACGAGTGCTTAA
- a CDS encoding sensor histidine kinase, which yields MSSDPSQDSRFVPDPIEKIILKSMNEGVITLECTGKIHTTNPAALKILGFEQEDLVGRQFYEVFSDPRNSEFADTFMHAVQSGKRQLHPDVEYTRADGQVVYLSLAPSFLDYDVCVPDLQNVVVVFRDVTALKSLEQMKRRAVNHLSHELRTPLAIITASVGTLAADERSTEKQQKAFARVERNIKRLAELSGIIEEIFNPPVIDPQTIQVRSTIEEILAELRLHFLHRSVTIGTCIGSDLQVVLDRSLLVTVIKTLVKNSVEAVPNGGEILVTAERVTGGMSLTVQDWGVGIAIGDREFIFDGFHNTQITDDYSSKRPYDFNAGGKGLELLRLKTLAEASLFQISFSSARCRYIPEDGDHCPGDISLCSHISGIRDCKASGGTTFGVLFPSISSQG from the coding sequence ATGAGTTCCGATCCCTCTCAGGATTCTCGCTTCGTTCCCGATCCCATCGAAAAAATTATTCTGAAAAGCATGAACGAAGGGGTCATCACTCTGGAGTGTACCGGAAAGATACATACTACCAATCCCGCAGCTCTGAAAATTCTTGGGTTCGAGCAAGAAGATCTCGTGGGACGACAGTTCTACGAAGTCTTCAGCGATCCACGGAATAGTGAATTTGCAGATACCTTCATGCACGCAGTCCAATCCGGTAAGAGGCAGTTGCACCCTGACGTTGAATATACTCGTGCAGACGGGCAAGTTGTCTATCTATCGCTTGCTCCGTCCTTTCTCGATTATGATGTATGTGTTCCGGACTTACAGAACGTTGTCGTGGTATTCAGGGATGTAACCGCGTTGAAATCCCTGGAGCAGATGAAACGCAGAGCCGTGAATCATCTTTCACACGAACTGAGAACTCCCCTTGCGATAATTACTGCATCCGTCGGAACGTTGGCAGCGGATGAAAGATCGACGGAAAAGCAACAAAAAGCCTTTGCCCGCGTTGAACGAAATATCAAGCGCCTCGCTGAACTCTCCGGTATCATCGAAGAAATCTTCAATCCACCGGTAATCGATCCGCAAACTATCCAAGTCCGGAGCACTATCGAAGAGATTCTCGCGGAATTACGTCTCCACTTCCTTCATCGGAGCGTTACAATCGGCACGTGCATAGGGTCCGACTTGCAGGTTGTGCTGGATCGCTCGCTGCTGGTCACTGTCATTAAGACTCTGGTGAAAAACTCCGTGGAAGCGGTTCCCAACGGAGGAGAAATACTTGTGACAGCCGAACGCGTGACCGGCGGCATGAGCCTAACGGTGCAAGACTGGGGAGTGGGAATTGCCATCGGTGACCGGGAATTCATATTTGACGGGTTTCATAACACGCAAATCACGGATGACTATTCCAGCAAACGACCGTACGACTTCAATGCCGGTGGAAAAGGGCTCGAACTGCTGCGGTTGAAGACTTTGGCCGAAGCGAGTCTCTTTCAGATTTCTTTTTCAAGCGCCAGGTGTCGCTACATTCCTGAGGACGGCGATCATTGTCCGGGTGATATTTCACTCTGCTCCCATATATCGGGAATCCGGGACTGCAAAGCCTCTGGAGGAACGACGTTCGGCGTACTTTTTCCTTCGATCTCATCGCAGGGATAA
- a CDS encoding ogr/Delta-like zinc finger family protein yields MEKGPECPHCGEKMDPIETPLESSWGGEIHYVCFNDECCYFKDSWQFLENQGVTGTGYRCRMDPRGACGPLAVWSSDAIKNRICSDVEGSTEK; encoded by the coding sequence ATGGAGAAGGGGCCCGAATGTCCGCATTGCGGCGAAAAAATGGATCCTATTGAGACTCCCTTGGAGTCGTCATGGGGCGGAGAAATCCACTATGTGTGTTTCAACGACGAGTGCTGCTATTTCAAAGATAGCTGGCAGTTCCTTGAAAACCAAGGGGTAACCGGCACAGGTTATCGGTGCCGCATGGATCCCAGAGGTGCGTGTGGACCCCTTGCAGTCTGGTCTTCGGACGCAATCAAGAATCGAATCTGCAGTGATGTAGAAGGCAGCACAGAGAAATAG
- a CDS encoding class I SAM-dependent methyltransferase: MPDIQKSSPEEILARINELGNEEEWFHCIDLGNGIFTMREPVKHLQTLWEILDKHIPLDLTGMSVLDIGCNAGFFSVAAKNRNAQYVLGIDTSPGYLRQAEFVRDVLRLNIDYRQMSVYELPVLEQQFDLVFCLGVIYHCSDPFLAAKNVLAATRDIAIIESAVMKHAENVNDRPLWEFVFPGYSHVHEERCYNWWFPNTQGLVALFRSAGFRSVEPIFESENRCCILCRV, from the coding sequence ATGCCTGATATACAGAAATCATCTCCCGAAGAGATACTTGCCAGAATAAACGAGCTGGGAAACGAGGAAGAATGGTTCCATTGCATCGACCTGGGCAATGGAATTTTCACCATGCGTGAGCCGGTGAAGCACCTTCAAACGCTATGGGAGATTCTGGACAAGCATATTCCACTCGATCTAACCGGAATGAGTGTACTGGACATCGGCTGCAACGCCGGATTCTTCAGTGTCGCGGCTAAGAATCGGAACGCACAGTACGTGCTCGGAATCGACACGTCTCCTGGATACTTAAGACAAGCCGAATTTGTGCGAGACGTCCTCCGACTGAATATCGATTATCGGCAGATGAGTGTATATGAGCTTCCGGTGCTGGAGCAGCAATTCGATCTAGTTTTTTGCCTGGGAGTCATTTACCACTGTTCCGATCCGTTTCTGGCTGCGAAGAACGTATTGGCGGCTACTCGCGATATCGCGATTATAGAATCTGCAGTAATGAAGCATGCTGAAAATGTGAATGACAGGCCGTTGTGGGAATTCGTGTTCCCGGGTTACTCCCATGTTCATGAAGAACGCTGCTACAACTGGTGGTTTCCCAATACGCAAGGTCTGGTGGCTCTATTCCGGTCTGCAGGGTTCAGATCCGTGGAACCGATCTTCGAATCCGAAAACCGGTGCTGCATTCTTTGCCGCGTGTAA
- the scmE gene encoding SynChlorMet cassette radical SAM/SPASM protein ScmE, with protein MQTPRSMDLSITGRCNLRCAYCSHFSSAGDVADDLPTSEWLTFFEELNRCSVIDVCLQGGEPFVRSDFFELVDGIVKNRMRYSILSNGTLITDEIASFLKASRRCNSVQVSIDGSIPTTHDAFRGEGNFVRALRGLQFLLKHGIQAVVRVTIHRQNVHELERIAEFLLEELGLPEFSTNSASYFGLCRKNSEQVQLSAAERSIAMIKLMELSRKYDGRISAQAGPLAEARLWRGMEQAAAGNAGNIHGGGFLTGCGGTESKLAVRADGVIVPCPQLPDIELGRINEDDLKEIWQTHPELRRFRKRQEISLGDFEFCYGCEYVNFCTGNCPAAAHAILGDAWHPSPDACYREFKKAGGKLPEDAI; from the coding sequence ATGCAAACCCCGCGATCGATGGACCTGTCCATAACGGGTCGCTGCAATTTGCGATGCGCGTACTGTTCACATTTCTCCAGTGCCGGTGACGTTGCCGACGATTTACCCACTTCAGAATGGCTCACGTTTTTTGAAGAACTCAACCGGTGCAGCGTCATAGACGTCTGTCTTCAGGGCGGCGAACCGTTCGTTCGCTCGGATTTTTTCGAATTGGTGGATGGAATCGTAAAGAATCGCATGCGTTATTCCATTCTTTCCAACGGAACCCTGATCACCGATGAAATAGCGTCCTTTTTGAAAGCCTCCCGCCGGTGTAATTCAGTGCAGGTTTCCATTGACGGTTCCATACCGACAACCCACGATGCATTCAGGGGTGAAGGCAATTTCGTCCGTGCGTTGCGCGGGCTGCAGTTTCTTCTGAAACACGGAATTCAGGCGGTCGTACGCGTTACTATCCATCGTCAAAACGTGCACGAGCTGGAGAGAATAGCTGAATTTTTGCTGGAGGAGTTGGGGTTACCCGAATTCTCCACGAATTCGGCATCCTATTTCGGACTCTGTAGGAAGAATTCAGAACAGGTTCAACTTTCCGCAGCGGAACGCTCGATTGCTATGATAAAGCTGATGGAGCTCTCCAGGAAATATGACGGCAGAATATCGGCCCAGGCTGGACCGCTTGCGGAAGCTCGCCTCTGGCGCGGGATGGAGCAAGCGGCAGCGGGAAATGCAGGCAACATTCACGGTGGAGGATTTCTGACAGGATGTGGAGGCACTGAATCGAAACTGGCCGTGCGTGCCGATGGTGTTATCGTGCCCTGCCCTCAACTCCCGGATATCGAGCTTGGGCGGATCAATGAAGACGATCTCAAGGAAATCTGGCAGACACATCCGGAACTGAGGCGTTTTCGCAAGCGGCAGGAGATCTCTCTGGGAGATTTTGAGTTCTGCTACGGCTGCGAGTACGTAAATTTCTGTACCGGCAACTGTCCTGCTGCCGCACATGCAATTCTTGGGGATGCCTGGCATCCGAGCCCGGACGCATGCTATCGGGAATTCAAGAAGGCCGGAGGAAAATTACCTGAGGATGCGATCTAG